ATTATCACAGCAGCTATAGGAGTAACAGCCAAGGAAAGAGTACTAATTACGttggagaagagagaagaaacgaCGAAAATCAATCCCACAACACCAACAGAACAAACTTGCCAAGCCACAGCTGTCCAAACTAAGGTCATCACATAAGAAACTCGTCCCTCGccaaaattttccatttcccCATGCAAAGTCCTCCATTCCCCACTGGCAAAAAGACCCACAGTTGCAGCACAACTGGCAACCAGTGCTGTATAGATTTGCATTTCCAAGACCACAGAAAAGGTTTCCTTCTTAAGAACTTTTTGGAAGGTAAGCTGCATGAGGGAAAGCAGTAGAGAGTAAATTGCTGAAGCTCCAAGGGTACAGATGAATCCAAGGATATGTTTCCACTTTGAGACTCCTGCTGGTCCACTGGAATCATCACTGACAGCAATAAGAGCTGCTGAGAATGACACGATAATCACTGAATTAAGAATCAATGCAGTGAACTTCTGGGAGTTGATGAAGTACGAGAAAACTGCATTGAAAGCTAATTGAGTTGCACAAATGAGGGAGTAAGTAGAGGCAGATAGGTACAAGAGTCCGACAGAATACAACATGTTGTCACAAGCCAAGAGCACTCCAAGGGCGAAGTAAATCAAGGCAAGTACTTTAATGGAAGGTGGGGCTGAAGAAGTTAATGGATCTTTGGATgaaggaataaaataaagtggGATGAGAAGAACTGGGAATGCTGCAGTTTGGACAAGAGTGGCCATCCATTTACTATTACCACCCCGGTCATAATAGAATCTCCCAAGTAAAACCGCAGCAGCCTGCCCCAcaatgaggaagaagatgttgAGTGCCACCATAAACCACCATTGACAGCGGCCAAGTTTGACAAATTGTGTTTGCTCTATGACAGTTTCATCTTTGGGTAAAATCGATTCTTGGCTATCTGTATTTTTACATGTAAACAAATTAGCTTCTTTATGGGTTTATCAAATTATCgtaaaccaaaaattaaagCATTTGAACCTGGAGAATCATGAAACATGTAAACCAAAAACACAACATCTATAAAGAGAGTTTTTCTCTACTGGTAAATGTCATAGCCAAATTTCAGATAGACACTATTGGTCGAGAGGCAAGACCTCATTTCCTCGTACTTACAATCAGCATAGACCTTTAATGATCTTTGAAAGAGTATTACTTACACATTACTGCGTATTTAAAGGTCTCCTGTATCTCTTTTTTTGTAATTGCAAAAGCATATGGACGCTTCTATCAGGTTAGCCAAAACAAATCACATGCAGGAAACCTTGGAATGTCCTTTTCTAATAAAGGTGATTCGAAGAttcaaaacagaacaaaaaggccttcttttttgtattactCTTTTGCTCTTACAATACACAGAAGAATAATGTAATTGTCATGCCCAGGAGGAGCATTTGATGCATTGGTATGATAGGCTCCAATCAATAAACATGCATGCAGTTAAgcatataatttataatcattAACACATTTATGTTGCAACAATATGCCTGTGGAAATAACCATAAGGTCAAGCGTatatccccaaaaaaaaaaaaaaaaagacaaggaggaaaaaaaagcaTAGTTGAAAGCGAAGAATTGGGTCGTTTGTGCCATAAATTCATGCCCAACAAGCTAAAAGCACAATGGACTCAAATCCTCACCTAACCAGCTAAAGCATATATAATACTCATCAGAAgcacacaaaataaataaatgaactAATTTGACGAAAAAATAAGTCAAAAATCGAAATCCAACTGAACTTTTCAAACCCGCAAGTAACCAACCACCGAAAGAAACCAAATACTACGAAGAATAAGCATGTGTGAAGATTCAAAGTGAGTCAGTGACAGATTttaaccggaaaaaaaaaaaactgagtgcCCAGAATTCAAGATTGCATATTCTGTTCTTCTCATAAGTTTCAAAGCAGCCAAACAGAACCTCATATTTTGATTAGTCTGACGAAAACCCAATAACATATCgaccaaaataaacaaaacccatGTCTAATTTCGCCTTTAATCCTTAGAATTCAACACACAAaatcaaaaaccaaaagaaaaacagagagagagagagagagagagagagagagagagagagagagagagagagagagacctggcATGGCCATGCTTCTTAAGGTTTGCGTGACTGAATGAAACACTTTCAAGTCTAGAACCCACCAAGCGGTGGCCCGTATTGTTAAGAATGGAACAAAGAGGTTTTTTAGTGGGTATTTACTGTTGCGGCAGCGTGCTTAAACGATTCCAATTTTCAATCAtgtaattatgaatttatttatttttgtgttcttCGAGTGGTTTAAGggttcaaaaataaaaataaaaataaaaagagccCAAGGTTAGAGGTTAGAATCGTAAGATGGTTAAGATGAATCAGATAACCGGGGTACATACCTCTCCACCATTCAGATTCTGCCTTGTGTAAAGACATCAGAAATCTGCggctaaaaagaaaaaataacacgAGAAATTTGAGGTGCCCTTCCCAAAATGCGTCTGAGGAGTGAGAAAGTACAGATTTATGTTATGTTACGATGTTTGCTCGCAAAATAGGTACAAGACTGGAATCtatgaaaataaaagggtATTCCTGGTATTTGGCGGTAGGCATAGCAC
Above is a window of Prunus persica cultivar Lovell chromosome G2, Prunus_persica_NCBIv2, whole genome shotgun sequence DNA encoding:
- the LOC18785906 gene encoding probable purine permease 11 isoform X2 — its product is MAMPDSQESILPKDETVIEQTQFVKLGRCQWWFMVALNIFFLIVGQAAAVLLGRFYYDRGGNSKWMATLVQTAAFPVLLIPLYFIPSSKDPLTSSAPPSIKVLALIYFALGVLLACDNMLYSVGLLYLSASTYSLICATQLAFNAVFSYFINSQKFTALILNSVIIVSFSAALIAVSDDSSGPAGVSKWKHILGFICTLGASAIYSLLLSLMQLTFQKVLKKETFSVVLEMQIYTALVASCAATVGLFASGEWRTLHGEMENFGEGRVSYVMTLVWTAVAWQVCSVGVVGLIFVVSSLFSNVISTLSLAVTPIAAVIIFHDKMDGVKIIAMLLAIWGFATYIYQNYLDDSKVRRRQTGVTESHNDSSA
- the LOC18785906 gene encoding probable purine permease 11 isoform X1; this translates as MSLHKAESEWWRDSQESILPKDETVIEQTQFVKLGRCQWWFMVALNIFFLIVGQAAAVLLGRFYYDRGGNSKWMATLVQTAAFPVLLIPLYFIPSSKDPLTSSAPPSIKVLALIYFALGVLLACDNMLYSVGLLYLSASTYSLICATQLAFNAVFSYFINSQKFTALILNSVIIVSFSAALIAVSDDSSGPAGVSKWKHILGFICTLGASAIYSLLLSLMQLTFQKVLKKETFSVVLEMQIYTALVASCAATVGLFASGEWRTLHGEMENFGEGRVSYVMTLVWTAVAWQVCSVGVVGLIFVVSSLFSNVISTLSLAVTPIAAVIIFHDKMDGVKIIAMLLAIWGFATYIYQNYLDDSKVRRRQTGVTESHNDSSA